In Musa acuminata AAA Group cultivar baxijiao chromosome BXJ2-3, Cavendish_Baxijiao_AAA, whole genome shotgun sequence, the following proteins share a genomic window:
- the LOC135608056 gene encoding V-type proton ATPase subunit c1-like: MSTFSGDETAPFFGFLGAAAALVFSCMGAAYGTAKSGVGVASMGVMRPELVMKSIVPVVMAGVLGIYGLIIAVIISTGINPKAKSYYLFDGYAHLSSGLACGLAGLSAGMAIGIVGDAGVRANAQQPKLFVGMILILIFAEALALYGLIVGIILSSRAGQSRAD; encoded by the exons ATGTCGACATTCAGCGGCGATGAGACTGCCCCCTTCTTCGGGTTCCTCGGAGCCGCCGCTGCGCTCGTATTCTCGT GCATGGGGGCGGCGTACGGGACGGCGAAGAGTGGAGTCGGGGTGGCGTCGATGGGAGTGATGCGGCCGGAGCTTGTGATGAAGTCCATCGTGCCCGTTGTTATGGCGGGAGTGCTCGGGATCTACGGCTTGATCATCGCGGTGATTATTAGCACAGGCATTAATCCCAAGGCCAAGTCGTATTACCTCTTCGATGGGTATGCACACCTCTCCTCGGGGCTTGCTTGTGGCCTCGCTGGCCTTTCTGCCGGGATGGCCATTGGGATCGTTGGGGATGCTGGAGTCAG GGCAAATGCTCAGCAGCCAAAGCTTTTTGTGGGCATGATTCTTATTCTCATTTTCGCGGAAGCTCTTGCACTGTATGGTCTCATTGTTGGTATCATTCTGTCTTCTCGAGCTGGTCAATCTCGGGCAGACTAA
- the LOC135608055 gene encoding AUGMIN subunit 7-like: MASRQMEEIQRKLELISCPRPNAPAQSLLFAGVERYALLEWLFFRLLGDRSPFTQQNWQGNSMDRDEENTRIQHLAEIASFLGITSSVDTEAIQGKGSYEDRVEMLHLIIHLVEASQYADNPEWSVDEQLAKDVQLVDSIAEKQAQIFSEELKLFPADVQIQSVYPLPDISELELKLSEHSKKLSNLQQMVQDLASKYDYNPNEDYTEVELKLRSHLESFLETVKSFSLIYTKEIHPWTHMMEVPQLHGFGPAANRLLEAYNTLLKFLGNLRSVRDSYAAMSLGSLPTTEEPSSIMKLILDCESALTFLNRSLSVLSTSVAREQEKAL; this comes from the exons ATGGCGTCGAGGCAGATGGAGGAGATCCAGAGGAAACTGGAGCTGATTAGTTGCCCGCGACCCAACGCCCCCGCCCAATCCCTCCTCTTCGCCGGTGTCGAGCGATACGCCCTCCTGGAATGGCTCTTCTTCAG GCTTTTGGGTGACAGGTCGCCGTTTACTCAACAGAACTGGCAAGGAAATAGCATGGACAGGGATGAGGAGAATACTCGAATTCAAC ACTTGGCTGAGATAGCAAGCTTCTTGGGCATTACATCCTCAGTTGACACTGAAGCAATCCAA GGGAAAGGCAGCTATGAGGATCGTGTTGAAATGCTTCATCTAATCATACATCTTGTTGAAGCAAGCCAGTATGCTGATAATCCAGAGTGGAG TGTTGATGAGCAACTGGCAAAGGATGTGCAGTTGGTAGATTCAATTGCAGAGAAACAAGCTCAAATATTTTCAGAAGAGTTGAAACTTTTTCCAGCTGATGTGCAGATTCAGTCTGTTTATCCCTT ACCAGACATATCTGAACTGGAGCTAAAACTCTCTGAACATTCAAAGAAACTATCAAATTTGCAACAGATGGTCCAGGATTTAGCATCTAAG TATGATTACAATCCTAATGAAGACTATACAGAGGTAGAACTGAAGCTGAGGTCACATTTGGAGTCTTTTCTTGAAACCGTGAAGTCCTTCAGTTTGATTTATACGAAG GAGATCCATCCTTGGACACACATGATGGAAGTGCCACAGTTACATGGGTTTGGCCCTGCTGCTAACCGCCTTTTGGAGGCCTATAACACACTTCTGAag TTTTTGGGAAACTTGAGAAGCGTTCGGGATTCATATGCAGCCATGTCCCTTGGATCTCTACCAACAACCGAGGAGCCTTCATCTATCATGAAATTAATTTTGGACTGCGAATCTGCGCTGACATTTTTAAACCGCAGCCTTTCCGTCCTTTCAACTTCAGTGGCTAGGGAGCAAGAAAAGGCCCTGTGA
- the LOC103979110 gene encoding uncharacterized protein LOC103979110 isoform X2 translates to MAMNDHGEEKAYCDFHPMESVVGICALCLKERLLVLASEQRHHPLPRKTNRSLRVLRRKRIIRLPKVFALGPFLNLLELRYQGTKDDSDDEGSIASHEVKFDDDGHASWDSEGADNTEEIDESRGMEEQIEHDNALKWKKRIGQLLRVARWRTPDADLQGGAQGRRVWMRSLTRRRSTNAH, encoded by the exons ATGGCCATGAATGATCATGGAGAAGAGAAGGCATACTGCGATTTCCACCCCATGGAGTCGGTGGTAGGGATATGTGCTCTTTGTTTGAAGGAGAGGCTTCTTGTGTTGGCCTCGGAGCAACGCCACCATCCCCTCCCCAGGAAGACAAACAGGTCCTTAAGAGTCCTGAGGAGGAAACGCATCATAAGGCTTCCTAAAGTCTTTGCTCTCGGCCCATTCCTTAATCTCCTCGAGCTGCGATATCAGGGAACTAAGGATGATTCTGATGATGAAGGATCCATTGCCAGCCACGAAG TGAAGTTTGATGATGATGGGCATGCGTCATGGGACAGCGAGGGCGCCGACAACACAGAGGAGATCGATGAGAGCAGAGGAATGGAGGAGCAGATCGAGCACGACAACGCTCTCAAGTGGAAGAAGCGGATCGGGCAACTCCTTCGCGTGGCGCGGTGGAGAACGCCGGACGCCGATTTGCAGGGAGGAGCGCAGGGGAGGAGGGTTTGGATGAGGAGCCTGACGAGGAGGAGGTCCACCAACGCCCACTGA
- the LOC103979110 gene encoding uncharacterized protein LOC103979110 isoform X1 has product MAMNDHGEEKAYCDFHPMESVVGICALCLKERLLVLASEQRHHPLPRKTNRSLRVLRRKRIIRLPKVFALGPFLNLLELRYQGTKDDSDDEGSIASHEDSFITVKFDDDGHASWDSEGADNTEEIDESRGMEEQIEHDNALKWKKRIGQLLRVARWRTPDADLQGGAQGRRVWMRSLTRRRSTNAH; this is encoded by the exons ATGGCCATGAATGATCATGGAGAAGAGAAGGCATACTGCGATTTCCACCCCATGGAGTCGGTGGTAGGGATATGTGCTCTTTGTTTGAAGGAGAGGCTTCTTGTGTTGGCCTCGGAGCAACGCCACCATCCCCTCCCCAGGAAGACAAACAGGTCCTTAAGAGTCCTGAGGAGGAAACGCATCATAAGGCTTCCTAAAGTCTTTGCTCTCGGCCCATTCCTTAATCTCCTCGAGCTGCGATATCAGGGAACTAAGGATGATTCTGATGATGAAGGATCCATTGCCAGCCACGAAG ATTCGTTCATAACAGTGAAGTTTGATGATGATGGGCATGCGTCATGGGACAGCGAGGGCGCCGACAACACAGAGGAGATCGATGAGAGCAGAGGAATGGAGGAGCAGATCGAGCACGACAACGCTCTCAAGTGGAAGAAGCGGATCGGGCAACTCCTTCGCGTGGCGCGGTGGAGAACGCCGGACGCCGATTTGCAGGGAGGAGCGCAGGGGAGGAGGGTTTGGATGAGGAGCCTGACGAGGAGGAGGTCCACCAACGCCCACTGA